In the bacterium genome, AATACCCATGTCGGCCCCCTGCTCGCGCACCGCCTTCTGCAGATCCTCCAGGTTCTCGGGTTCGAGCGGGTTGGCTTCGTGATTCGGAAAGCTCCCGTCCGGTTCGAAGTAGAGCCGCGTCTGTTCCAGCGGCAGACTGTCCAGCAAGTCCGCGTACGCCTCGCCCGCAATTCCGTTACCCGCATCGATCGCCACCTTGAGCGGGCGGCTCACGGGAAACAACTCGCGCAGGCTTTCAGCGTAGCGATCGTGGACAGACTCTTTGCACACGGACGCCTGAGCGGTGCCCGGTGATTCGTCCAGCAACTGGAAAGCCAGGTCGCGGATCTCGGCCAGGCCACTCTCGATGCCGATCGGGATCGCAGCGGGACCACAGAGCTTGAAGCCGTTGTAGCCGGCGGGATTGTGCGACGCCGTGATCATGACGCCGCCGGTTGCGCCGAAAGCGGCCGTGGCAAAGTAGACCATGGGAGTGGCAACACGACCGATGTCGATCACCTCCACCCCCTCGGAACTCAGGCCCTCGATCATCGCGTCGCGCAGCTCGCCGCCGCTTTCGCGCATATCGGTTCCGATCACGATGGATTCCGCGCTCAGATGGCGCGCCAGGGCGCGACCCACTGCGTTCCCCGCGGGTGCGTCGATTTCCTGAGGGAATAGACCGCGAACGTCGTAGGCCTTGAATATGCTCTTTTTCATGACGGGAATGTCCCCGGTCGTCGCGTTGACTTCAACCCGTGAGTTGCCGATGCTGTCCCTATGTTCGGACTCGGAGTACCTGAACTCCTCATCATCATGGTGATCGTGGTCGTCATCTTCGGCGCCACCCGTCTGCCCCAGATCGGCGAGGGGCTGGGCAAGGGAATCAAGAATTTCCGAGGAGCCATGCAAGAGCCCCCGGAAATCGATGTGACACCGGACAAGGACGACGACAAGGAATAGTCGTCCGAGCTCCCCACACGAGCTCTAGCAGGCCTGCGGAAGAACGCTGCTAGCTCGGGATCAGCTCGACGAGAAAGCGCCGGGCGCCGGGCGCCGGTTCAGGCAGGATCAGTGTGAACCCGTCGGCTTTTTCAGGGGCGGTCCTGGGGCCCACCGCGGCCCCTTCGCCGACCAGAGGATCCAATAGGGGATCGTCGCGACGTCCGACCGTTGCGACCCTGGGCGCGCCGAGGGGCTGGCCTTTGGCGTCGATCAGAGTAACCTGAACGAGGGGAACGGGACTCGCCGACTCGGCCTTGAGCGTCCCGCGCAATACGAGCAACCGGCGCCGGCTCGGGTCGTAGATGTGGAAGGCTTCGATTTCCGTGGCGGTCCAGCCTGCCCCTTTTACCGCTGCGGGGCCGGGAATCTCGCCAAGCCCGTGGGTCCAGGTCGTATGAACGACTCCCAGACTCACGATCACACCCAGCGCGAGGGCCAGAATCTGAATGATCGCCGCGCCCCGACGCCGGGCCGGAGCTTCGAACTCGACCTCGGGCTCATGCTCGATCGCAGGCCGGAAGCGGGTGGAATCCCGCTCCGTCACTTTGTGGGCGGCGGCGAGTACGTTGTCGGTCCCGGCCGGGCCTGCCGGCTCGGACGGCTGGGCAGCTGCGGGAGTGGTCGGAACGGCCAGGGATCCCCAGCTGTCGTCTTCATCGTCGTCGAGATCCTTGCCCAGCACGTCTTCGAAGCTCTCGACATCACTGATGGGGGGGGGGGCCGCCTTCTCGTTGCGCTCGACCTCGAGAATAGGCATGTCATCGTCTTCCGACAGGCTGACACCCTGGGCCGCGACCGGCTCCTCGGAGTTGAGGGCCGAAGGCTCCACCCCGATCATCTGCGAATCGCGCTCGAATACGGGTGGATCTTCCTTGCGCTCGGCCGGTTCGGAATCCTCTTCAATCTGGTCGGGAGGCTGCTCCGTAGCGAGATCCGGCACCTGTTCAAAATCGAGCTGCTGCCCCCCCTGCGCCTCGCGCAACGACGGTGCCGTCGCGGAAGTCGAAGGCCCGGGTTCGTCGAACAAGAACTCGGGGTTGTCCAGATCGGGATCTCCCGCGGACGTACTCGGGGGTAGAACGCTCGAAGACTCCAGCGTCTGCGACGCGCTATGCTCCGGTGCGTCCGATGGGGGCGTGGGTGTCGCAGGAGGCGGCGTTGCGTGGAAGCGGTGATGGCAGTTCGAACAGCGAACCCGTGCGCCTTTCGAGGAAAGACGACCATCCGCGAGATGGAACCGCGTCTTGCACTTTCCACACTCGATAACCATGAAACGCTTGATTCCCCTCGGACCGGTGCGGATCTGCACCTACCCGTTCTCCGGGTCGGCGACTCCTGCGTACTGCTTGAGGTAATGGCTTGAATACGACGCTCGAAGAACTGCTATCGCGTCGTCTCTTGATCGTTGCGGGAAAGGGAGGCACAGGAAAGACCACCTTCGCCGCTGCGCTCGGTACTCTGGCGGCTCGCGCTGGAATCGACACCGTGGTGGCCGAAGTCGGTGCGGAACCGGTGCTCCCACGTCTCTTGTCGGAAAAACCAGCGCATTCCAAAGACCCGGGACGCAATCCGATCCGCATGGCTCCGCATCTGTTCACCCTTCACGTGCAACCACGCGCTGCGCTCACCGAGTTCCTGGAGTTGCAACTGCGGGTGCGCGCCGTCGCCCGCGGGATCGTCAACAACCAGGCTTTCGGCCTGTTTCTCGAGGCCGCGCCGGGCTGGCGTGAGTTGATCACGCTGGGAAAGCTCTGGTATCTGACTTCCCTGGAGACCCGAGGCAAGCCGCGCTGGCCGCTGGTCATTGTCGACGCACCCGCCACCGGTCACGGCCTTTCGCTTCTCTCGGTCCCGAACGTCGTCCTCGAAACCGTGCGTCTGGGACCGCTGCGCCGACACACCGAGGCCGTGCAACGGCTGCTGCGCGATCCCGCAAAGACGCTGGTCCTGCCGGTCACCCTGCCCGAAGAGCTGCCGGTAAACGAAACGCTCGAGTTATGCGAGCGCATGCGAGATCTCGAACTGAGCGTCGGTCCGATGATCGCCAACGGCGTGGAGACCCCACCCGATCTCCCGGATCTCGACGCAGTCGTGAGAAGCCTCTCGGGGCTGCCGAGTGCCGAAGCTCCCCCGTTGGCGAACCCGTCGAGCGTAAAGGAAGCGCTACAGCACCGCCTGTTGCGATCGCGCATGCATCGGCAGTTTCTCGAACGACTGGCCAATCGAGGCGATGAGAGCTGCTGGGAATTGCCTTATCTGGCCGCGGACCTCGATGCGCCGTCCGGCATCGGACTGTTGAGCGACGCGCTGGGGGCGGCACTTTGACTGCGTGGCTGGAGCATCGCGTATTGATCACCGTCGGTACGGGCGGAGTGGGCAAGACCACCGTCGCTGCCGCGCTGGCGTTGCAGGCCGCGCGCAGCGGCAAGAATGTGCTCGTCCTGACGATCGACCCGGCCAAACGCCTGGCCGATGCACTGGGCATCGGCGTGTTGGACCACGAACCGCGCGAAGTACCAGCCGAACTCGTTCGCGGAGAGTCCGGCGAGAATAAGGGCCGAATGTTCGCGATGATGCTCGACACCAAGCGCACCTTCGACGAACTGGTCGCGCGCTTTGCGCCCGACGAGGAGGCGCGCGCGCGAATTCTCGCAAACCCGATCTACCAGAACCTGACCGATGCGCTCTCAGGTACCCGCGAATACTCTGCGATGGAGAAACTCCACCAACTCGCAAGTGACAGCGAGCACGATCTGATCGTGCTCGACACGCCCCCGGCCGCGCACGCACTCGACTTTCTCGATGCACCCCGCCGCCTGACCGGCTTTCTGGATGGACAGTTCATCAAACTTCTCCTGCACCCGGCCGCAGCAGTCGGTCGCGCCGGTTTTCGTCTGTTCCGCGCCGGCTCAGATCTGGCCTTGAAAGCACTCGAGAGAATTACGGGTCTGGAATTCCTTCGAACCATCTCGGAATTCCTGCTGGCGTTCGACTCGATGCTCGATGGGTTCATGGATCGCGCGCGCGAAGTCCAGGACATGCTGCGAGATCCTGGCTCGGGCTTCATTCTGGTGGCCGGTCCGGACCCCGAGCAGGTCAGGCGAGCTGAATCCTTCTGGAAACGACTCGAAGATGAAAAGATCCATCTGGTCGGACTCGTGATCAACCGCATGCGCACCTGGCCACAGAGTGGCGAGCCTCCATCCGTGGATCCCGACGCCCGAGAAGCGGCGCGTACCTGGCTCGCCGGCGCATTCGAACGAGCGGAAGTGGGCTTCGACCCGGCGAAAGCCGCCGATGTTCTGGTGTCGACGACCGCCCGGCACGCGCTGCTCGCGGCTCGCGATGCCCAGATGCTGCGCCAGTTACAATCCGCACTCCCCCTGGAAACGAGTCAGGTGCGAACGATTCCACTATTTTCCGAAGACGTGCACGCACTCGAGGGCTTGAGCCGCATGTGCGGGTTCCTGTTCGCGGAAGGCGAAGATGCCTGAGAAAGCGAATCGAAGTCTGCTCCATCTGATCCGAGCGGCAGAGGAACTGCTGCACGCAGGTGCAGAAGCGGCGTCCGCTGCGCGACGGCGCGTGGAGCACGAAGAGGGAGCCATCGGGAACGGCCCCGCGGAGATTCTGGCCTCCCTGGTCGGCCAGCTCGAAGGCCCGGCTCTGGCGCGGCTCAGAGGGGCCGTGCGCGACGAGATCGGTCGCTGGTCCCAGAGGGCCGCCTCGGATCCAGCCGCCGAAAAGGTTCGCGACCTGCTCGCGGCGCTTCTGGCGGCCATTGCACGGGACGAAGAAGCCGCGGAGGCCCAGCCGGTTTCACCTCGCCCACGGGCAGCCCCGCGCCGCAGCACGCGCAACAGGAACTCCTAAGCCCCGGCCTGCTCTCGATTTGACCGGCGGCCTGAACGGGTGGGATACTGCAGCCCTATGGCCGTTTTGATCAAGCGCTACGCGAACCGCAAGCTCTATAACACCGATTCGAGTCGGTATATCACGCTCAAGGGAATCTCCGAGCTTGTCCGCGAAGGCAAGGACATCTGCGTGATCGACAACGAGACCGGAGAGGAGATCACTCCGATCATCCTCTCGCAGATTCTCGTCGACGATCAAAAGCAGAGCCGCGAGGATGGCTCGGGTGTACCCGGTCGCGTCCTGACCGAACTCGTTTCGCGCAGCAGCGATGCGTTGTACAAGCTGGTGCGCCGCAGCATGGACGACGCGAATCAGAACCTGAACGAGGTTCGCGACAATATCCGCAAGTGGGTCAACACAGAAGATGAACCTTCGGTCGACCTCGGCGAGGTCCAGCGCACGGTTCACGATGCGGTTGAACGCGTGC is a window encoding:
- a CDS encoding phosphomannomutase/phosphoglucomutase; translation: MKKSIFKAYDVRGLFPQEIDAPAGNAVGRALARHLSAESIVIGTDMRESGGELRDAMIEGLSSEGVEVIDIGRVATPMVYFATAAFGATGGVMITASHNPAGYNGFKLCGPAAIPIGIESGLAEIRDLAFQLLDESPGTAQASVCKESVHDRYAESLRELFPVSRPLKVAIDAGNGIAGEAYADLLDSLPLEQTRLYFEPDGSFPNHEANPLEPENLEDLQKAVREQGADMGIAFDGDGDRAVFVDETGEAIPADLMTAALACAVVEQGWLDHQQGGGIVYDLRSSRIVPETIEACGAIPIRSRVGHAFMKQVLRETGACFGGELSGHYYFSFPSGYVADDAAATMLLLMKTLELRDCRLSELWTPYRKYSQSGELNRRVKDVAAATTRVREAFPDGEADQLDGLTVQYEDWWFNLRPSNTEPLLRLNLEAPSEEEVKLRCEQLLPVIEG
- a CDS encoding twin-arginine translocase TatA/TatE family subunit, whose translation is MFGLGVPELLIIMVIVVVIFGATRLPQIGEGLGKGIKNFRGAMQEPPEIDVTPDKDDDKE
- a CDS encoding ArsA family ATPase, with protein sequence MTAWLEHRVLITVGTGGVGKTTVAAALALQAARSGKNVLVLTIDPAKRLADALGIGVLDHEPREVPAELVRGESGENKGRMFAMMLDTKRTFDELVARFAPDEEARARILANPIYQNLTDALSGTREYSAMEKLHQLASDSEHDLIVLDTPPAAHALDFLDAPRRLTGFLDGQFIKLLLHPAAAVGRAGFRLFRAGSDLALKALERITGLEFLRTISEFLLAFDSMLDGFMDRAREVQDMLRDPGSGFILVAGPDPEQVRRAESFWKRLEDEKIHLVGLVINRMRTWPQSGEPPSVDPDAREAARTWLAGAFERAEVGFDPAKAADVLVSTTARHALLAARDAQMLRQLQSALPLETSQVRTIPLFSEDVHALEGLSRMCGFLFAEGEDA
- a CDS encoding ArsA family ATPase, which codes for MNTTLEELLSRRLLIVAGKGGTGKTTFAAALGTLAARAGIDTVVAEVGAEPVLPRLLSEKPAHSKDPGRNPIRMAPHLFTLHVQPRAALTEFLELQLRVRAVARGIVNNQAFGLFLEAAPGWRELITLGKLWYLTSLETRGKPRWPLVIVDAPATGHGLSLLSVPNVVLETVRLGPLRRHTEAVQRLLRDPAKTLVLPVTLPEELPVNETLELCERMRDLELSVGPMIANGVETPPDLPDLDAVVRSLSGLPSAEAPPLANPSSVKEALQHRLLRSRMHRQFLERLANRGDESCWELPYLAADLDAPSGIGLLSDALGAAL